The genomic interval TCCCGCGGTTGCTTCAGATCCTCCAGCGACAGGACATCCGGGCCACCTTCTTCGTTCCCGGCTTCACGGCAGACTGCTACCCGGACACGGTCCGGCGCATCGTGGACGCCGGGCACGAGGTGGCCCACCACGGGTACCTGCACGAACCCATGCAGGGGATCGATGCCGAGACCGAGGCCCGCTTTATCGACCGCGGGCTCGAGGCCCTCGCGAAGGTCGGCGTGGAACCGGTGGGGTACCGCGCGCCGTGGTGGGAACTGAACTGGCACTCCCCGGCGCTGCTGGCGGACCGCGGTTTCCTCTACGATTCGAGCCTGCTCGACGGCGACGCACCGTACCGTTTTGCGGTGGCGGAAGGCGATTCCCGGGACATCGTGGAGATCCCGGTCGACTGGACCCTGGACGACTGGGAACAGTACGCGTTCTACCCAGGCGTCACCGGCAGCGGTGTGATCGAAAGCCCGGCCAAGGTCCTGGAAATGTGGACACTGGAAGCCGAGGCGCACCACGCCCAGGGCAGCTGCTTTGTCCTGACCAACCACCCGTTCATCTCGGGGCGCCCGTCCAAGGCCGTCGCCCTGGAAAAGCTGATTGACCGGGTGAAATCAATGGACGGCATGTGGGTCACCACCATGGAGGAGATCGCCGAGCACACCCGCAGGACCGTCGAGGAGGTCCACACTCACGCCCGGATCGAGGTCCCTTCGTTCCCCGACACGGGAGCCCGGTTCACGCCGGCCGCCGTTCACCAGTGGAAACCATCCGGCAGCCGCAGCCGATAGCCCCGGACCCGTAACCCCAAGGAAAAGAAGCGCCCGACGGCGGCAGGAGACTGCCGCCGTCGGGCGCTTCTTGTGTAGCTGCCGTCAGACTGTCAGACGGCACCCGAGGTGAGTACGCGCTTGACGTCGTTCTCATCCGGGTAGGCGGCCTGCGTTCCCTTGCGGGTGGTGGCGAGTGCGGCGGCGATCGAGGCGAAGGCCGCGGCGTCAGCCAGTGACGCCCCGTCGGCCAGCCGCGCGGCCACCGCGCCAGTGAAGGCATCCCCGGCGCCGGTGGTGTCCACCGCGTCAACCTTGACGGGTGCTATCTGGACCAGCTGCTGCCCGGTGGGGGCCAGCGAATCCAGCACCACGGAACCGTGGGCACCCAGCGTGACCAGGACCCGCTGGAGCCCGCGCTCGGCGAAACGGAGGCGGACGGTGTCCCAGTCGCCGGCATCCGCGTCGCTGCCGGAAATGGCGGCGCCGCCAAGGAACTGCGAGGCCTCATGGGCGTTGACCAGCAGGACGTCCGTCAGGTCCGCCAGCTGCTGCGGGATTTCCGCGTACGGCGAGAGGTTGAGCAGAACTGTGGCGCCGGCGTCGCGCCCTGCCAGGGCGGCGGCCTCAACCGTGTCAAGGCTGACCTCCAGGCAGAGGCAGACCACCGCGGCGCCGTGGAACGTTTCCGCCGCGGCGGTGACATCCGCGGGCGACAGGGTGCCGTTGGCGCCGGCAGAGATGATGATGTTGTTTTCGCCGTGGGCATCCACGGCGATGACGGCGACGCCGGTCTCCGTGGGGGCGGTCCGAACATCTCCGACATGGACGCCCGCGCCGGCGGTGGAGGAAAGCAGCATCTTCCCGTTGGAATCGTCCCCCACGGCACCGACAAGGCTGACGGCCCCGCCCAGCAGGCTGGCGGCGACGGCCTGGTTGGCGCTCTTGCCGCCCGGGTTCACTACGAAACCGTTGCCGTGCACCGTCTCGCCGGGGAGCGGCAGCCGCTCGCAGTAGATGGTCAGGTCCGCGTTCAGGGAACCGACGACGACGATCCGGCCTTGGGTGCCGGCTGTTGCGGAACTCATTCGGTCACCTCAGCCTCGACGGGCTTGGGGATGAGGAGCGAGGCGGCGAAAGCGGCCACCGTGATGACCAAGCCCGTCACAACCACGGAGAGGTAGGACGCCTGGGCGTCGCCGAGGGCCGAGGTGGCCACCAGCACGGCGGGCAGCACCAGGAAGCTCAGGCCGGCGCCCAGGTTGAAGGCGCCCGCGTTCATGCCGGGAAGGAACCCCGGGTTTCCGGCGGGTGAGAGGACAACTCCGAGTCCGTTGAGCATGATGTTGACCGTACCGGCGTACATGATGCCCAGCAAGACGGTTCCGGCGATCATCATGGGCAGGCTGCTGAGGCCGAAGAACGCGATGATGGCCAGGGCGGCGATGCTGCCCAGCATGCCGATGCGCAGGACCTTGGTGTAGCCGAGAATGGGCGCGAGCCTGCCGCTGAGGGGACCCACCAGCCAGCCGAGCAGGGCGTACGGGGTGAGGATGATGAGCGACATTTCGGTCGGGCCGATGCCGAATCCCGGGTCCGCGGCCTGCACATACGCCGGCACGATCCCGTTGATCACGGCGAAGATGCCGGTCATGGTCAGCGTGGTGGTCAGCAGCGGCGCCCAGGTGGAACGCTGGCGCAGGTGGACGGTTTCCACCATGGGCTGTTTGGCGCGCTTTTCCACGGTCCAGAAGCAGTAGAACGCGACGGCGGCGACCACCACCAGTCCGATCGCCAGCAGGAGCGTGCCGGGTGCGAAGGCGCCCACCAGCTTGGAGCCCTCGTTGAGGGCGGTGAGCAGCGCACCCACGGCGACGACGATGAAGAACACGCCCAGCCAGTCCATGGAGGTGCCGGCGGCCGGCTTGCTCTCGCCGGCGAGGAAGGCGATCAGGGCGGTGGCGACGAGGGCCAGGACCACCATGAGCCAGAAGATGCTGCGGAACCCGAAGTGTTCGGCGAAGTAGCCGCCCACAAAGGAGTCGACGCCGGCCACGCCGCCGTTGACGGCGGTGATGAGGCCCATGAGCGTCCCGTACTTGCGCGGGTTGCTGACGGCGGACCGCAGCATGATCAGGCACAACGGCACGGTGGGGCCGCTGACGCCCTGGATGATGCGGCCCACAAAGAGCCAGGTCACGTCCGGGGCCATGGCCGCGATGACCGAACCGACGGCCATCAGGAGCATCATGCCGATCAGGATCTTCTTGCGGCCGATGATGTCGCTCAGGCGCGGCAGGAAGAGCGAGAACAGGGCGGCCGCGGTGAAGAACCAGGTCTGGGAGAGTCCGATGACGGCCTGATCGGTGTTCAGTTCCTTGCCCATGGTGACCAGGGCGGGGCTGAGCATGGAGGCGTTGAGCTGGAAGGCGACGCACGCGGCCAGCAGGGCGACCATCAGGGCAGTGACGTTGCCGCGGCTGGTCTTCGTGTCGGTGAGGGTGGCACTCATTTACTTGCCTCCCGTGGCTGCTGCAAGGCCGGCGGTTTCAAGAACGGCAGGTTCGCCGATGCGCAAGAGGGCATCCGTGACGAGGTCCCAGAAACGGGCGTGGTCCAGGTCAACGGCCACGGAGGTGGTGCAGTCCTCCGGTGCGGGGGCGCGGAAGTCGGCCACGGTCATGCCGAGCGTCAGTGTGCCCTGCAGTTCGATGTCCACCGGAACCTTGCGGGTGGTGACGATGCTGGGATCGATCACATAGGCCACGGCGCACGGATCGTGGACGGGCGGGAAGTCAAAGCCCTGGGCGTCCTTGTAGGTCTGGGTGAAGAACTCCATCAGTTCCATCACGAACTTGGCGGGTCCGGTTCCCACAGCCGCAATCTTCTCCACCACGTCCGGGGTGGCCAGGGCCTGGTGCGTGAGGTCCAGGCCCACCATCACCACGGGCCACTTCTCGTTGAACACGATGTGGGCGGCTTCGGGGTCGATGATGATGTTGAATTCGGCCACGGCGCTCCAGTTGCCCACGTGGTAGCCGCCGCCCATCAGGACAACTTCCTTGACGCGTTCCACAATGCGCGGTTCCTTGCGGGCTGCCAGCGCGATGTTGGTAAGGCCGCCGGTGGGGACCAAAGTGACCGTGCCCGGTTCGTGGGCCATCACAGTGTCAATGATGAGGTCGACGGCGTGGCGCGGGTCCAGTTCGATGGAGGACTCGGGCTGTGCAGGGCCGTCCATGCCCGTTTCGCCGTGGATGGACGGCGCGGTTTCGATGGTGCGGACCAGGGGCCGGCCGCAGCCGGCGGCAAACGGCACACCGGTGATGCCGGCGATGGTCCCGACGGCGAGCGCGTTCTTGGTGACCTTTTCGAGCGTCTGGTTGCCCACCACGGTGGTGACGGCCAGCAGTTCAATGTCAGGGTTGCCGTGTGCGAGCAGGATGGCCACGGCGTCGTCATGCCCGGGGTCGCAGTCAAGAATGATCTTCTTGGGGGCGGGTTTCATCGGTTTGGATTCCACGTTAAATCTCCACGTCATTGGGGCCTGCCGGAGCAGTGGCCGAAAGCATTCACGGAGATCATGACACCTGCCCAAGCCGCGCGTCAAGCGCTTAACGTTGCCGCACGTCAAACGCTTGACGCATTGCCGCGGCTTAACGCGGCTTGACCCTGCCGGGCCACGCCGCCGGCTCCGGCGACGCGGCCGGTCAGCGCAGGCCGGTCAATGAAGTGCCGCGGGTCCCGTCGATGGCCGAGGGCCCTGCAGCATGCACCGGAACCTCCGGGCACAGCTCAGGCGGAGTACCGGGCGCTCCTCACGGCGCTCCGCCTGTCAGCAGCCGGAGGTCATCGTATTTGCCGGCCATGACATCCTCGAATTTCACCGGGGTTCCCAGTGTGGCCGAGACGTAGAGGGCGCGGACTGTGGCCAGCGCGGCGGTGGCCTCACTGAGCCCCACGAGCGTCGGGGAACCTGTTCGGATGGCGTCGACAACGTTTTCGTACTGCTTTTGGTGTGCTGTCTGCAGGTCATCGGCGCCGCTCGCGTTGGCTGACGCGTCCCGTTCGCCCACTTCGTCCAAAGCCTGGTTCCCTCCGCCGGCAAGGCCGTAGGAGGGAACGGAGGCAACGTCCGGGTCGTTGGCGGCGCTATGGAAGTACACCAGGCGGTCGTTGTCGATGACTGCAGAGCCGCGGTTGCCGTGGACCTGCAGCCGGGCCGTCAGCCCGGGGTATGCGGCGGTGGTGCAGTGCAGCACCGCCAGGGCCCCGGATTCGAAGCGGATTGTGGCCACTGCGGTATCTTCGACTTCGATGTTCTCGTGGGCCAGCAGCGCTGTGTGGGCGTGAATCTCCATGGGCCTGCCAAGGAACCACAGGAGCAGGTCCACGGTGTGCACGCCCTGGTTCATCACGGCTCCGCCGCCGTCCATATCCCAGGTGCCCCGCCACTGCCCGGAATCGTAGTAGTCCTGTGAGCGCCACCAGGCAAGGGAGGCGACGACGGAGGTGACGCGGCCGAAGCGGCCGGCGTCGATCGCCGAGGCAACCGCGATGCTGGCCCGATCGAACCTGTGCTGGCTGATCACTGAAATGACCTGGCCCCGGGAACTGGCCTCTTCGGCGGCCTTGGACACCTTGCGGGCGCTAGGCAGATCGACGTCGAGGGGTTTCTCGATGATGACGTGTTTGCCGGCGTTCAGCGCTTCCACTGCCAGGTCGGAGTGGAGACCGCTGGGTGTGCAAATCACCACGACGTCGATGCGTTCGCCTACGAGGGCATCGCTCAGGGAAGTGTGGATGGCCGGGCGGGGGCGGTGAAGTTCGGCTGCGACGGTGTCGGCCAGGGCCGTTGCGGCGGGTTCCGCAACGTCGATTACAGCAACGAGGTCCAGGTCGTCGTTGGAGGCGACGACGCGGGCATGCTGCCGACCGATCACCCCGCAACCGACCAGGGCGGTGCGTAACCGGGCCGGGGGCTGGACCGGGAGTGAAGTCTCGGTGTTCGCGGCTTCGTTGTTCATCGGGTTGCCACTCCTGCCGCGTCGAGGATGCGGTTGAAGGCTCGTCCGGCGACGCCGAAGGCGGCCGGGCCGGAGAATCCGCCAAGGTGGTGCGTGTTGGCAAGGTGCGGTTCCAGGGAAGCAAACCCGGTGAATCCGTCATCGCGCAACGCATTGATGGTTTCCTGCATCTCTCCGTCGCCTTCACCGGCGGGCATGACCAGCTGGTTGTCCATGCGGGCGTCCTTAACCTGAAGGTATTCAAGGTAGGGACGGAGTCGTGCATACCCCTCCGTGAACGGCCTGACCCCGACCTGGACAAAGTTGGCCGCATCCCACGCCACCCGCAGGGCCGGCGAGTTAACGGTCTCGATGATGTCCAGGACGCGGTCCGGGGTGTCCCCGTAGATGTCCTTTTCGTTTTCATGCAGCAGGATCACGTCGGCGGCTTCGGCCGCGGCGGCCAGGGCGCGCATCCGCTCCATCACCGGCTCACGGATCGATTCGGCGGTCGCATCCTGAGCGCGGTAGAACGAGAAAATGCGGATGTATCGCGTGCCCAGCGTCTTCGCGGCATGGATGGCCCTGAGAAGCCGTGCGACTTCGGCCTCAACCGGTTCGCTGACATCCACCTTTCCGACGGGCGAGGCGATCGCGGAAACGCCCATGCTGTGCTCGGACAGGATGCCCTGCAGCCGCTGCAGGTCTTCCTCGGACAAGTCAACGATGTTGGTTCCCCAGGTGCTGCGGACTTCGATGTGGTTGGCGCCCAGCGCCTGAAGGACGGCGATCTGGATGACGGGGTCGGGGCTGATTTCGTCGCCGAAGCCGGACAGTGCCCAGGTGACCTTGTTTTCGTTCATTCTTGGTTTCCTTAGGGACTTGAGTCGCTATTTGACGCCGCCGGCGGTGAGCCCGCCGACGAGGAAGCGTTGGAAAATGAGGTAAAGGATGACCACCGGTGCGGCGCAGACCAGCGAGGCGGCCATCATCTGCCCGTAGAGAGGCAGTGCACCTCCTTCCGAGGAGGAACCGAAGACCTGAAGGACGACGGCGACGGTCTGCGTGTTCGGGCGGGTCAGTACCGAGGCGAAGAGAACGTCATTCCATCCTAGGAGGAACGAAAAGACGCCGGCAACGACCAGCCCTGGCCAGCTGAGCGGGAAAATGATCCGGAAAAGGACACCGACGGAGGAGGCTCCGTCGATCCGGGCCGCCTCCTCCAGTTCCTTCGGCAGTCCGCGCAGGTAAGTCACCATGACCCAGGTCGCAAATGGCAGGGCGAACGTCAGGTACGCAAGGAACAGTCCCCAGCTGGTGCCGATGACGGTGATGCCCAGGTAGTTTCCGGCGGAGGCGAAGACCACGAACACCGGCAGGAGCAGGAGGGTGCCGGGCAGGCTTTGCAATCCGATCAACCCGCGCAGGATGCCGAGACGTCCGCGGAATTCGAAACGCACCAGTACGTACGCGGTGATGATGCCCAGTAAGGAGGCTACGACCGCGACGGCGCCGGCGATCAGGATGCTGTTGGTCAGGCCCAGGCCCAGGGGCAGCGTTTTCCAGATCTTGGTGTAGTTCTCCAAGGTGAATTCGGTGGGGAAGAACGCGCCCCGTGCTACCTCCACGTCGGAATTCATCGAGGCGAACACGAGGTAGAGGAGCGGGATGGCGATCATCGTGCAGAGGCCCGCAATGCCGGTGACCAGCAGTGGTTTGGGCAGCAGCTTGTTGACGGCCGCCGACTGCCCTCCTGAGCGGGCCCTCTTTCGGCCGGCCTCCCGGACTTCGGTTCTGCCCGGCAGGGTCTCCTGCTCAGCGGCCGTAGTTGTGTCGGTCATTTTTTGGCTCCTGAATCCGCGCCGGTATCGAGTTTGACGGCCCGCAGGTAGAAGTACAACGGCAGGGCGATGAACAGCAGGGACAGCAGGCCCATCGCCGCGCCCACACCGAACCGGAGGCTGGTAAAGCTCATGCTGTAGACCAGGGTCGGCAGGAGCTGGATGTCGTACGGGGCCGGAACGCCGAAGAGGACGAAGGCCAGCGAGAAGTTTTCGATGTGATGGAGCGTGGCAATGAGGCAGGCCAGGGCCACCGGCCCGCGCAGGTAGGGAAAGATTACGTACCGCAGCTTCGTCCACCACAGGGCGCCGTCGATGGCCGCGGCCTCGTGGACCTCCTGGTCCACGGCCTGCAGACCCGACAGGGCCATGAGGTAGATGAACGGCCAGGCCGCCCAAACTTCGACCATGACCAGCACCCAATAGCTCGCCGGGCCGCTCAGCCATTGGCCGGCTGGGAGACCCACGCTCATCAAGAATTGGTTGACTATCCCGTCGGGCTGGAGCATGGTCCGCCAGAACGTGCCAACTACGAAAGACGGCAGCACATAGGGGATGAGAAAAACCGAACGGACAAGCGCCCGGCCACGGAACGCATTCTGAGTTGCAAGCGCTGCGAACACTCCGAGGGGCACGGTCAGCAAAGTCGCGATGATGGAGAACGAGACGCTGTTGCCGAAGGCGTGCATCATGTCCGTGGCAGTGAACGCTTCAACGAAGTTGGACAGGCCCACGAAGGGTGCGCTGACCCACTTGCGGATCGTGTACTGGTCCAGCTGCAGCATCGAGATGTAGACACCCAGCAGCAGGGGTATCACTATGATCAGGCCGATCAGCAGACCGCCGGGGGTAAGCAGCCACAACGGGCGGCTGCGTTCGCTAACGGTCCGCCGCCGGACAGTAGGCGTCCCCCCGTCAGGTGCCGGGGCCGGTGGGCGCCCTTGTCGGGCGTCTTTGTTCTTCGTCAGGATACTCACTTGCTGGCCGCTGCCCTGTCCAGTGAGGCTTGGGCGTCCTTCTGCGCCTGGGCCAGGGCAGCTTCGATCGCGGACTGGCTGACCCCGCCGTTGGCCAGGGCCGGGCGCGCTTGGGCAACAATGTTGGTCAGGGCCAGCTGGATGTCACCCCAAGCTCCGGTGAAGGGGGTCGACTTGGCCTGCTTCGCGGACTCGATCATGGGTGCCAGGGCCGCATCGGCGTCAGCGACCTTCTTTGCAGCCGCCGCATTGGCGGGCAGGTCGCCGAACGTCTTGTGGTAGTGCAGCTGTTCGTCCTCGCTGGTCACGAGCTTGATGTAGGCGGCTGCCAAGTCCTGGTTCTCGGAGTACTCCGCGATCACAAGATCGTCACCCGAGATGATCGAAGTGACAGCGTTCCCGCCGGAAGGAGCGGTGCTCTGGCCCGGCGGTACGGTGGGCATGGTGGTGAAGGCGTACTTGCCCTTAATAGCGGACGAGTCGAAGGTCGGTTTGGCATTTGCCGTCGTCATGAGCATCATCGCCGACTTGCCGGCGGCAAAATCTGCAGCAGCCTGGCTGTCATTCCAGCCCGCTGCGGCCGGGTTGACCACCTTGTCCTTTGTCAGCCAGCCGAAGTAGGTTTCGTAGGCCTTCAGCACTGCAGGGTCCTCGAGGCGTGCCTTGTCCCCGTCTACCAGGGGATTTCCGGCCTGGTTGGCCATGGTCCAGATGAACTTCCACGGCGAATAGTTATCCGCATAGCCGGTCGCGAACCCATAGGTCGATCCGCCAGTAAGCTTCTTCGCCTGCTCCAGCAAACCGTCCCAGGTCTCCGCCGGCTTGCCCAGGCCCGCCTTCTCGAAGAGTTCAGTGTTGTACGCCAGCACGAACGGCCGGCTCAGGAAAGGAACTCCCACTTCATTCTTCTCGTCGGGACCGGAGATACCCAGCGTCGCCGGCACGAAACGGTCCCGGCCGCCGACCTTGTCCCACTGCTGGTCATCGAACTTGACGAAGGCATCCGTTGAATATGCCGTCGGCACGAATGTCGTACCCACCGAATAAACGTCCGGGCCCTGCCCCGACACAACCGAGGTCTGGATCTTGGACAGTTCATCAGAAGCCGACGCGAACGTCTCAAACTCAACATCCGCGCCGGTGGACTTCTTGAACTCCTCAGCGATGTGCGCCTGCCAGACCTTGTACTTCTCACCGTGCTGGGCATTCGCTCCGACCAGCACGTTCAGTGTCTTACCGGCTCCGTCTACCTTGCCGTCAGTGGCGGCTTCGGGGCCGCCGCAGGCAACGAGGCCCAACGCACCGATTGAGATGGAGGCGGCGGCGCCGATAAGCCGCAACTTAGCTCTGTTCATGTCTTCTGGTATCTCCTCATTGAGTCATCGCCCGGATATACAGGGCACGGCCAAAAGGGCCGAAGTGTTACCTGGGACACTATGGCAAGCATGGCAACAGGCGCAATGCGTTGCCAAAAATTGCCAAAAATGCCATGATAAACACATCATCCGAACAGGGTTGCCAAGGGGATTACCATGGAAAACGTCACCGCCGCTGAACCAAACGAGGCTGTGCACAGGCGGGCACCGACCATCAAGGACGTCGCGGCCCTCAGCGGGGTTGCCACCTCGACGGTCTCACGGGCACTGTCCCAGCCCGGTCGGGTCAACTGGGCCACGAGGGAGCGGGTCGAAGCGGCCGCGGCAGAGCTGGGCTATGTGCCCACCTCCGTTGGCCGTGCGAGAAGCTCCGTGCGTACCGGGTTCGTCGCGCTGCTCGTTCCTGACATCAACAATGGGTTTTTCCTGGATCTCATCCGCGGCACCCAGCGCCAGCTGCGGGCCTCGGGTTTCACGCAGCTGCTGGTAGACACCGAAGAAGACAACGACCTTGAGGAGAACTACCTGGACCAGATGCGGGGCTCCGTAGACGGATTTATCCTGGCGGCCAGCCGGCTCGACGACGACAAGCTCGCGCAGGCCGCCGCAAGGGTCCCCATCGTCACGATCAACAGGACCAGCCCCGGCGTTCCGACCGTCCTGATCGATACCGCCCGCGGTGTCCAGCAAGCCGTTGAGCACCTGTTTTCCCTGGGCCACCGCGACATCGCGTACATGGCCGGGCCGGTTGCCTCCTGGTCGGACGGCCGCCGCTGGACCGCACTCCAGGAAACCGCCGACACCTTGGGCATCTCCATCCGCAGGCTAGGGCCGTATTATCCGAGCCAGCGCTCCGGAGCTGCCGCGGCCGATGCGGCCCTCAATAGCGGGGCCACGGCGTGCATCGCCTTCAACGATCTGGTCGCCATCGGCATGCTCGTCCGGCTCAAGGAACGCGGAGTGGACGTGCCCGGGGAGCTGAGCGTGATCGGCTGCGACGATGTCTTCGGCGCCGACTTCTGCAACCCGCCGCTGACCACCCTGACGGCGCCCATCGAGCAGGCGGGCCGCGTGGCAACCGACATGCTCCTCAGCCGCCTGCGTCCCTCAACCGTTTCCCCTCGGATGCAGGTCGAACTTCCTACCCACCTAACCATCCGCGCCTCCACCGGAGCCGCCCCGCACCGAAAGTAGATCCAGCCGCGGCGTTGGCCATCAACCCCGACCGCCTACTGCCCGCTACCATCGGGGGTATGGAATCCGTCGAGCAGGCGCAGCACCCTGGACGCACGCCGCGCATCACCGCCGCCATGGTGGCGGCCCGCGCCGGCGTCTCGACGGCGACGGTTTCGTTGGTGGCCAACGGCAAGACTGCGGGCCGCGTTTCTGAGGACAACGTCGCCAGGGTGCGGGACGCAATTTCCGAGCTCGGGTACGTGGTGGACGGGATCGGCAGCTCACTGGCCAAAGGTGTAAGCTCCATCGTTATCCTCGTGTCTCCGGACATCTCCAACCCGTTTTTCGCCAAGGTGATCGCCGGCGTCCGGGAGTCACTCGGGGCTGATTACCAGCTGCTGCTGTCCGTCACCCCCGCCGGCGAGTTCCCGCAGGCGGGCGACGTCCGGAAGCTGATGGCGCTCCGGCCGGCCGGGCTGCTGGTGGGTGCCCCCCAACGCCGAATTCCTGGACGATCTTTCAGCCGCCGGCCCCGTGGTCCTGCTCGATGCCCCGGGGCTGGAGGCCTACGCCCCGTCCGTGAATCTGGACGTTGCGCACGGCGCGCGCCAGCTGGCCGCGCATCTGGCGGACACCGGGCACCGCCGGGTGGCCTACGTGGACAGCGTCACCGGCACAGCCACGTTCGCCATCCGCCGCGGAGCCTTCCTGGACGAGGCAGCGGCCCACGGAATAAAGGTGGAGCCCGGCCACATCATCAGTACCACCATCGACGTCGGCGCGTCCGCCGCCGCGTTCGCCGCCGCCTGGCCGGAGTGGCAGCAGGCCGGGGTCACCGCCGTCGTCTGCTGCACGGACACCCACGCCTATGGCGTGCTGCAGGAAGCACGGGTGGCAGGCGTGCAGATTCCGGACGAACTGGCCATCGCCGGCTTCGACGATCTGCCGTACTCCGCCACCAGCAATCCCAGCCTGACCAGCGTTCACCTGCCGGCAACCTCACTGGGGCTGAAGGCAGGCGGGCAGCTGCGCCGGCTCATAGAAGGCCATCGGCTGGAGCAGCCGCAGCTGACGCTGGAGAGCTCCCTGGTGGTCCGCAACTCCACCTCGGCATAACACTGTGCCGGCATGACAACCCGCTGTCACACCCCCGCCGTAAGCTGGGGGCATGCCGAGTAACTGGGACAGCCTGGACATCAGCCTGCGTGAATCCGTGCAGGAGAACGTGGAGATCTACGAGCGCGTCCGCCCTGCCCTGAAGCTGGTCACCAAGGACGTTCTCCACATCCTCCGCGACATGCTGAAGGACACCGAGGTCACGCCGCTGTTTGTCACCGGGCGCACCAAATCGGTGGAATCGTTCCGGGAGAAGATTTCCCGGATTGAGGAACCGCTGGAACCCGGCGGTCCGCCAGTATTGAAGTTCCCGGACCCGTTCCGCACCCTCAACGACATGGTGGGCGTGCGCGTTATCACCAAGCTGCCCGCGGAGAATGCCTTGGTGGCCAACATCATCAAGCGCCAGCGCCAGGTGTTCGACTGCCGCGGCGACCGCGAGAAGGACATCGGCTCCATCGAGTCCGGCACGTACGGCTACTCCAGCCGCCACCTCATCCTGCGCACCATCCAGAACGAGGCCGTCAAGGATTACCAGCAGGCCTTCAATCCTGACGTTCCGGCCAACGGCAGCTACTTCTTTGAATGCCAGATCCGCACCGTCTTCGCCCACGCGTGGAGCGAGATCGAGCACGACATCCGTTTCAAGGCAGAGGACCCACGCGCCTGGACGCCGCATTTCGACCGGCAGTTCACCGCCACCGCCGCCATGCTGGAAACCGTGGAAAGCGCCTTCGCGGACCTCCACGAACGCTACGAGGAAGTCCGCAGCTACTGGGACCTGGACGGTGAAGGCGCCGC from Pseudarthrobacter sp. SSS035 carries:
- a CDS encoding polysaccharide deacetylase, whose product is MTFEAFADSAHPITWPEGKRAAASFTFDVDAESCTIAHDPKSTRRMSLMTHQSYGPKVAVPRLLQILQRQDIRATFFVPGFTADCYPDTVRRIVDAGHEVAHHGYLHEPMQGIDAETEARFIDRGLEALAKVGVEPVGYRAPWWELNWHSPALLADRGFLYDSSLLDGDAPYRFAVAEGDSRDIVEIPVDWTLDDWEQYAFYPGVTGSGVIESPAKVLEMWTLEAEAHHAQGSCFVLTNHPFISGRPSKAVALEKLIDRVKSMDGMWVTTMEEIAEHTRRTVEEVHTHARIEVPSFPDTGARFTPAAVHQWKPSGSRSR
- a CDS encoding ribokinase, producing MSSATAGTQGRIVVVGSLNADLTIYCERLPLPGETVHGNGFVVNPGGKSANQAVAASLLGGAVSLVGAVGDDSNGKMLLSSTAGAGVHVGDVRTAPTETGVAVIAVDAHGENNIIISAGANGTLSPADVTAAAETFHGAAVVCLCLEVSLDTVEAAALAGRDAGATVLLNLSPYAEIPQQLADLTDVLLVNAHEASQFLGGAAISGSDADAGDWDTVRLRFAERGLQRVLVTLGAHGSVVLDSLAPTGQQLVQIAPVKVDAVDTTGAGDAFTGAVAARLADGASLADAAAFASIAAALATTRKGTQAAYPDENDVKRVLTSGAV
- a CDS encoding MFS transporter; its protein translation is MSATLTDTKTSRGNVTALMVALLAACVAFQLNASMLSPALVTMGKELNTDQAVIGLSQTWFFTAAALFSLFLPRLSDIIGRKKILIGMMLLMAVGSVIAAMAPDVTWLFVGRIIQGVSGPTVPLCLIMLRSAVSNPRKYGTLMGLITAVNGGVAGVDSFVGGYFAEHFGFRSIFWLMVVLALVATALIAFLAGESKPAAGTSMDWLGVFFIVVAVGALLTALNEGSKLVGAFAPGTLLLAIGLVVVAAVAFYCFWTVEKRAKQPMVETVHLRQRSTWAPLLTTTLTMTGIFAVINGIVPAYVQAADPGFGIGPTEMSLIILTPYALLGWLVGPLSGRLAPILGYTKVLRIGMLGSIAALAIIAFFGLSSLPMMIAGTVLLGIMYAGTVNIMLNGLGVVLSPAGNPGFLPGMNAGAFNLGAGLSFLVLPAVLVATSALGDAQASYLSVVVTGLVITVAAFAASLLIPKPVEAEVTE
- a CDS encoding nucleoside hydrolase; amino-acid sequence: MTWRFNVESKPMKPAPKKIILDCDPGHDDAVAILLAHGNPDIELLAVTTVVGNQTLEKVTKNALAVGTIAGITGVPFAAGCGRPLVRTIETAPSIHGETGMDGPAQPESSIELDPRHAVDLIIDTVMAHEPGTVTLVPTGGLTNIALAARKEPRIVERVKEVVLMGGGYHVGNWSAVAEFNIIIDPEAAHIVFNEKWPVVMVGLDLTHQALATPDVVEKIAAVGTGPAKFVMELMEFFTQTYKDAQGFDFPPVHDPCAVAYVIDPSIVTTRKVPVDIELQGTLTLGMTVADFRAPAPEDCTTSVAVDLDHARFWDLVTDALLRIGEPAVLETAGLAAATGGK
- a CDS encoding Gfo/Idh/MocA family protein produces the protein MNNEAANTETSLPVQPPARLRTALVGCGVIGRQHARVVASNDDLDLVAVIDVAEPAATALADTVAAELHRPRPAIHTSLSDALVGERIDVVVICTPSGLHSDLAVEALNAGKHVIIEKPLDVDLPSARKVSKAAEEASSRGQVISVISQHRFDRASIAVASAIDAGRFGRVTSVVASLAWWRSQDYYDSGQWRGTWDMDGGGAVMNQGVHTVDLLLWFLGRPMEIHAHTALLAHENIEVEDTAVATIRFESGALAVLHCTTAAYPGLTARLQVHGNRGSAVIDNDRLVYFHSAANDPDVASVPSYGLAGGGNQALDEVGERDASANASGADDLQTAHQKQYENVVDAIRTGSPTLVGLSEATAALATVRALYVSATLGTPVKFEDVMAGKYDDLRLLTGGAP
- a CDS encoding sugar phosphate isomerase/epimerase, with amino-acid sequence MNENKVTWALSGFGDEISPDPVIQIAVLQALGANHIEVRSTWGTNIVDLSEEDLQRLQGILSEHSMGVSAIASPVGKVDVSEPVEAEVARLLRAIHAAKTLGTRYIRIFSFYRAQDATAESIREPVMERMRALAAAAEAADVILLHENEKDIYGDTPDRVLDIIETVNSPALRVAWDAANFVQVGVRPFTEGYARLRPYLEYLQVKDARMDNQLVMPAGEGDGEMQETINALRDDGFTGFASLEPHLANTHHLGGFSGPAAFGVAGRAFNRILDAAGVATR
- a CDS encoding carbohydrate ABC transporter permease, which gives rise to MIAIPLLYLVFASMNSDVEVARGAFFPTEFTLENYTKIWKTLPLGLGLTNSILIAGAVAVVASLLGIITAYVLVRFEFRGRLGILRGLIGLQSLPGTLLLLPVFVVFASAGNYLGITVIGTSWGLFLAYLTFALPFATWVMVTYLRGLPKELEEAARIDGASSVGVLFRIIFPLSWPGLVVAGVFSFLLGWNDVLFASVLTRPNTQTVAVVLQVFGSSSEGGALPLYGQMMAASLVCAAPVVILYLIFQRFLVGGLTAGGVK